One part of the Haloprofundus halobius genome encodes these proteins:
- a CDS encoding hydroxypyruvate isomerase family protein, with amino-acid sequence MVKFSVCVEMVYNDDPFHERIHRAAAAGADAVEFWDWREKDLDAIHAAADEVDLPIAGCTAGGVLTDLDATDETVDTIRESISTASELGCPSLIVTTGPDQEGVGRQEQRENIVEVLDRVAQDAEDAGVTLVVEPLNTAVDHPGYYLTDTDEGVAIVDEVGSPNVKLLYDVYHQQITEGNLIETITANVEQIGHIHVADVPGRHEPETGEINYGNVLAAIDDAGYEGYVGCEFTPTGNPDEALATTFDLG; translated from the coding sequence ATGGTCAAATTTTCGGTCTGCGTCGAGATGGTGTACAACGACGACCCGTTCCACGAACGCATTCACCGCGCCGCCGCCGCTGGTGCCGACGCCGTCGAATTCTGGGACTGGCGGGAGAAAGATCTCGACGCGATACATGCGGCGGCCGACGAGGTCGACCTCCCCATCGCTGGCTGTACCGCTGGCGGCGTGTTGACCGATCTCGACGCGACCGACGAGACGGTCGACACCATCCGGGAGTCGATCTCGACGGCGTCGGAACTCGGGTGCCCGTCGCTCATCGTCACGACCGGCCCCGACCAGGAGGGCGTAGGTCGACAGGAGCAGCGTGAGAACATCGTCGAGGTGCTCGACCGTGTCGCGCAAGACGCCGAGGACGCCGGAGTCACGCTCGTCGTCGAGCCGCTGAACACGGCTGTCGATCACCCCGGATACTATCTGACCGACACCGATGAGGGAGTCGCCATCGTCGACGAAGTGGGCTCTCCGAACGTGAAACTGCTGTACGACGTGTATCACCAACAGATTACGGAGGGAAACCTCATCGAGACGATCACGGCCAACGTCGAACAGATCGGGCACATCCACGTCGCAGACGTTCCCGGACGCCACGAACCGGAAACCGGCGAGATCAACTACGGAAACGTTCTCGCGGCTATCGACGACGCTGGATACGAGGGGTACGTCGGCTGCGAGTTCACCCCGACCGGCAATCCCGACGAGGCGCTAGCTACGACGTTCGACCTCGGGTGA
- a CDS encoding SDR family NAD(P)-dependent oxidoreductase yields MVNLPDGSENGSVSLPARDGRLSDRVAIVTGSTRGIGAGICRRFAAEGADVVVSGRSEAAGEAVAREIHNAPTAGDATFVRCDVRDPDDIESLVERTVDEYGGVDVLVNNAGVQTETGVEEATLDDWSFVLETDFRAYWLAAKHAIGHMSDGGSIVNISSNHAFVTMPEHFPYNAVKAGINGMTRAMALELGPIGIRANTINPGWIEVERTREELEDGRYEAVEELHPLDRIGQPGDVAGVATFLASDDAAFVTGESLLVDGGRSVVMDDDAFRAYKQTL; encoded by the coding sequence ATGGTGAACCTCCCCGACGGCAGCGAGAACGGCAGCGTCAGCCTCCCCGCGAGGGACGGCCGCCTCAGCGATCGAGTCGCCATCGTCACCGGGTCGACGCGCGGCATCGGCGCCGGCATCTGTCGTCGCTTCGCCGCCGAGGGCGCGGACGTCGTCGTCTCCGGTCGCAGCGAGGCCGCGGGCGAGGCGGTCGCTCGCGAGATTCACAACGCGCCGACGGCCGGCGACGCGACGTTCGTCCGCTGCGACGTGCGCGACCCCGACGACATCGAGTCGCTGGTCGAGCGGACCGTCGACGAGTACGGCGGCGTGGACGTGCTCGTCAACAACGCGGGCGTCCAGACCGAGACGGGGGTCGAGGAGGCGACGCTCGACGACTGGTCGTTCGTGCTCGAAACCGACTTCCGCGCGTACTGGTTGGCCGCCAAGCACGCGATCGGCCACATGTCGGATGGGGGGAGCATCGTCAACATCTCCTCGAACCACGCGTTCGTGACGATGCCCGAGCACTTTCCGTACAACGCGGTGAAGGCGGGCATCAACGGGATGACGCGGGCGATGGCGCTGGAACTCGGTCCCATCGGTATCCGGGCGAACACCATCAATCCGGGGTGGATAGAGGTCGAACGGACCCGGGAGGAACTCGAAGACGGACGCTACGAGGCCGTCGAGGAGCTCCATCCGCTCGACCGAATCGGACAGCCCGGCGACGTCGCGGGCGTAGCGACGTTTCTAGCGAGCGACGACGCGGCGTTCGTCACCGGCGAGAGCCTCCTCGTCGACGGCGGCCGCTCCGTCGTGATGGACGACGACGCGTTCCGGGCGTACAAACAAACCCTGTAG
- a CDS encoding Gfo/Idh/MocA family protein, translating to MSYTVAVIGTGAEPENPGRDGYAMAYHHAAGYEKHDDCRLAACADIVRENAEAFAEEFGLDDDRIYESYETMLREVEPDIVSICVPPAIHERITIDCIRSGVVDAIHCEKPMADTYGGAKLMTQEASRHDVQLTINHQRRFSDAVRTAKALLDDGEIGELQRVEFSAPVGIFDYGSHSFDLCNYFNDEIPGEWVLGQIHYDEENILFGTHNENQAIVHWEYENGVHGIAASDSTGTGGPADAFRCHNRLIGTEGTIEVGPESDDESEELPALRVRRGGEWEPVETKDGLHGWEFIDRAIAENVRCLEAGETPELGAENALNATELIFSVWESARRRGRVDLPLDVDDNPLAAMIESGELRPTPAGDD from the coding sequence ATGTCGTACACCGTAGCAGTAATAGGAACTGGTGCAGAGCCTGAGAACCCCGGGCGTGACGGCTACGCGATGGCGTATCACCACGCGGCTGGATACGAGAAACACGACGACTGTCGACTCGCCGCCTGCGCGGACATCGTTCGAGAGAATGCAGAGGCGTTCGCCGAGGAGTTCGGACTCGACGACGACCGGATCTACGAGTCCTACGAGACGATGCTACGGGAGGTAGAACCGGATATCGTCTCTATCTGTGTTCCCCCGGCGATTCACGAGCGGATTACGATTGACTGCATCCGGAGCGGCGTCGTCGACGCGATCCACTGCGAGAAACCGATGGCAGACACCTACGGCGGAGCGAAGCTGATGACGCAGGAGGCGTCGCGACACGACGTCCAGCTAACGATCAACCATCAGCGTCGGTTCAGCGACGCCGTGCGGACCGCCAAAGCGCTGTTGGACGACGGCGAAATCGGCGAACTGCAGCGAGTCGAGTTCTCTGCACCCGTCGGTATCTTCGACTACGGAAGCCACTCGTTCGACCTCTGTAACTACTTCAACGACGAAATCCCCGGCGAGTGGGTTCTCGGTCAGATTCACTACGACGAGGAGAACATCCTCTTCGGCACGCACAACGAGAACCAGGCTATCGTCCACTGGGAGTACGAGAACGGTGTCCACGGGATTGCAGCCTCCGACAGCACCGGAACCGGTGGCCCCGCCGACGCGTTCCGCTGTCACAACCGACTCATCGGAACGGAGGGGACCATCGAGGTCGGCCCCGAGAGCGACGACGAGAGCGAAGAGCTCCCGGCGTTGCGTGTTCGACGCGGCGGCGAGTGGGAACCTGTCGAGACGAAGGACGGCCTCCACGGCTGGGAGTTTATCGACCGCGCAATCGCCGAGAACGTGCGCTGCCTCGAAGCGGGCGAGACGCCGGAACTCGGCGCGGAGAACGCACTAAACGCGACTGAACTCATCTTCTCCGTCTGGGAGTCGGCCCGCCGACGGGGCCGAGTCGACCTCCCGCTCGACGTCGACGACAACCCGCTCGCCGCGATGATCGAGTCGGGGGAACTCAGGCCGACGCCTGCGGGAGACGACTGA
- the rdfA gene encoding rod-determining factor RdfA has translation MDTDETDDGPERPNSKVARVIKAYDLGPEFGQRLERLWTGEGERRHSLRDLADRFNRRVLEAAMTAAGASTLDGEVENVYRLLTDDEVSSGMRTEARVRLEREGIDIDSVERDFVTYQAIRSYLKEYRGAEYERSSDADRVENATQSIQRLRSRAATVTEGNLEQLQGNEHITLGEFRLLVEMSVLCEECGAQYGIDDLLERGGCDCQPDSSNADTAE, from the coding sequence ATGGACACGGACGAGACGGACGATGGTCCCGAGCGGCCAAACAGCAAGGTCGCTCGCGTCATCAAAGCGTACGACCTCGGACCCGAATTCGGGCAGCGACTCGAGCGACTCTGGACCGGAGAAGGCGAACGACGACACAGCCTCCGGGATTTAGCCGACCGGTTCAACCGGCGCGTGCTCGAAGCGGCGATGACGGCCGCGGGAGCGTCGACGCTCGACGGCGAAGTCGAGAACGTCTACCGTTTGCTGACCGACGACGAGGTGAGCAGCGGGATGCGGACGGAAGCACGGGTCAGACTCGAACGCGAAGGCATCGACATCGACAGCGTAGAGCGCGACTTCGTCACCTATCAGGCGATTCGTTCGTACCTCAAGGAGTACCGCGGCGCGGAGTACGAGCGATCGAGCGACGCCGACCGAGTCGAGAACGCGACGCAGAGCATCCAGCGGCTCCGGTCGCGCGCGGCAACCGTCACCGAAGGTAACCTCGAACAGTTGCAGGGAAACGAACACATCACCCTCGGCGAGTTCCGACTGCTGGTCGAGATGAGCGTCCTGTGCGAAGAGTGCGGTGCCCAGTACGGCATCGACGACCTGCTTGAGCGCGGGGGTTGTGACTGTCAGCCCGATTCGTCGAACGCGGACACCGCCGAGTAA
- a CDS encoding alpha-glucosidase/alpha-galactosidase, with protein sequence MPRIAFIGAGSMVFARKLIGDILSFEELSDSTIALVDIDEHRLERTTRVAEAMVENGGVDATVESTTDRREALDGADYVLNMINVGGTEPFENEIRIPERYGVGQAIGDTLGPGGVFRALRTVPTMLDIAADMEELCPDALLMNYTNPMAILCWALFEATEIETVGLCHSVPHTAAVIADYVDVPQEELDYWVAGINHMAWFLRCEHDGEDLYPRLEEAMRDPETYRRDTVRFEMMRHFGAFPTESSHHLSEYVPYFRTESETIDRMAGTDYAERMATATYLEGWKRRSEERDGALAEVDPESVGIERSEEYASRIIHSLETDTSRRFNLNVSNRTDAIRNLPDEACVEVPCFVDGTGIHPCSVGDLPPELVGLVRTNVSVQQLAVQGALEGDREAVHRAVKLDPLTAAALTLDEIHEMTEELIAANEAYLPTLD encoded by the coding sequence ATGCCGCGGATAGCTTTCATCGGAGCGGGGAGTATGGTCTTCGCCCGGAAACTCATCGGCGACATCCTCTCGTTCGAAGAACTGTCGGACAGCACCATCGCGCTCGTGGACATCGACGAGCACCGACTCGAACGGACGACGCGCGTCGCCGAAGCGATGGTCGAGAACGGCGGCGTCGACGCGACCGTCGAGTCGACGACCGACCGCCGCGAGGCGCTTGACGGCGCCGACTACGTTCTCAACATGATCAACGTCGGCGGCACCGAACCGTTCGAGAACGAGATACGCATTCCCGAGCGCTACGGCGTCGGACAGGCCATCGGCGACACGCTCGGCCCCGGCGGCGTCTTCCGGGCGCTCCGAACCGTCCCCACGATGCTCGACATCGCGGCGGACATGGAGGAGCTCTGTCCGGACGCACTCCTGATGAACTACACGAACCCGATGGCGATACTCTGCTGGGCGCTGTTCGAGGCGACCGAGATCGAGACCGTCGGTCTCTGTCACAGCGTGCCGCACACCGCGGCGGTCATCGCCGACTACGTCGACGTTCCGCAGGAGGAACTCGACTACTGGGTCGCCGGCATCAACCACATGGCCTGGTTCCTGCGCTGCGAACACGACGGCGAGGACCTCTATCCGCGGCTGGAGGAGGCGATGCGCGACCCCGAGACGTACCGGCGCGACACCGTCCGCTTCGAGATGATGCGGCACTTCGGCGCGTTTCCGACCGAGTCGAGCCACCACCTCAGCGAGTACGTCCCCTACTTCCGGACCGAGAGCGAGACCATCGACCGGATGGCGGGGACCGACTACGCCGAGCGGATGGCGACGGCGACGTACCTCGAAGGCTGGAAACGGCGGTCCGAAGAGCGCGACGGCGCGCTCGCCGAGGTCGACCCCGAGTCGGTCGGTATCGAACGCTCCGAGGAGTACGCCTCCCGCATCATCCACTCGCTGGAGACCGACACGTCGCGACGGTTCAATCTGAACGTGAGCAACCGCACGGACGCGATCCGGAACCTCCCCGACGAGGCGTGCGTCGAGGTGCCGTGTTTCGTCGACGGCACGGGTATCCACCCGTGTTCGGTCGGCGACCTCCCGCCGGAACTCGTCGGGCTCGTCCGGACGAACGTCAGCGTCCAACAGCTCGCGGTGCAGGGCGCGCTGGAGGGAGACCGCGAGGCGGTCCACCGGGCGGTCAAACTCGACCCTCTGACTGCCGCAGCGCTGACGCTCGACGAGATCCACGAGATGACCGAGGAACTCATCGCGGCGAACGAGGCGTATCTCCCGACGCTCGACTGA
- a CDS encoding IclR family transcriptional regulator encodes MSRDERYPVGSVRTTFRIVEALEQRDSAGVTEIAEEIGLSKSSVHKHLTTLESLNYVVKEEGTYRLGFRFLGVGNRVRNRSELVSIAKPAIENLSQTAGSVTNLMVVEHGYGVYAYRAGEEFETSGYLPPAGGRVYLHATAGGKAILSRFSDEQVEAVLERRGLPSLTEKTITDERALRQELRSVGDRGLAFERGEHLPSVQCVAAPVTASGRPVGAISVSGSIDQMSGKKLEEDLAGLVVSTANAIEVALLRQ; translated from the coding sequence ATGAGCAGGGACGAACGGTATCCGGTCGGGTCGGTTCGGACGACGTTTCGAATCGTCGAAGCGCTCGAACAGCGGGATTCCGCCGGCGTCACCGAAATCGCAGAGGAGATCGGGCTCTCGAAGAGTTCCGTCCACAAGCACCTAACGACGCTCGAATCGCTGAACTACGTCGTCAAGGAGGAGGGGACCTACCGACTCGGCTTCCGCTTTCTTGGCGTCGGAAATCGGGTTCGGAACCGCTCTGAACTCGTCTCGATAGCCAAACCAGCGATAGAGAATCTGTCGCAGACAGCCGGCTCGGTCACGAACTTGATGGTCGTCGAGCACGGCTACGGCGTCTACGCGTACCGGGCGGGCGAGGAGTTCGAGACCTCCGGCTATCTACCGCCCGCTGGCGGACGAGTCTACCTCCACGCGACCGCCGGTGGGAAGGCGATTCTCTCGCGGTTCTCCGATGAACAGGTCGAGGCGGTGCTCGAACGGCGCGGACTCCCCTCGCTGACCGAGAAGACCATCACCGACGAGCGGGCGCTCCGACAGGAACTCCGGTCGGTCGGGGACCGGGGACTCGCCTTCGAGCGGGGCGAGCATCTCCCGTCGGTGCAGTGCGTCGCCGCGCCGGTGACGGCCTCCGGGCGTCCGGTCGGTGCCATCAGCGTCTCCGGAAGCATCGACCAGATGAGCGGAAAAAAACTCGAAGAGGACCTCGCGGGACTCGTCGTCAGTACCGCCAACGCGATAGAAGTCGCACTCCTCCGACAGTAG
- a CDS encoding carbohydrate ABC transporter permease, producing the protein MVLTAIQSTVRSSTTYQHLSDRVRYARQDISRAMPAIPGLPYLYVSPFFILFAIFLLFPAAYTFYLSFFNYVGASNEILLSIQMGPLLITIPEIANLEFVGLSHYERLIFRDSLFHRSLFNTSFIFFVQVPTMVILGLATALVLDAKFIRAKGLFRTLIALPVATGLVAYSTIFLLLFNGEVGLVNYLLETIGVGSIPWLGDAFWARITLVVAVTWRWLGYNMIILLAGLQTVPEQLYEAAEIDGASRWQKFRYVTVPQLRPVLLFVIVSSTIGTFQIFAEPYVITGGGPSNATITIVQYIYNQAFIQLNLGYASAVSVILVVLVSAMSIIQIRYGSES; encoded by the coding sequence ATGGTACTCACCGCCATCCAATCGACGGTTCGGTCGTCGACGACGTATCAGCACCTCTCAGATCGCGTTAGATACGCGCGCCAAGATATCTCGAGAGCGATGCCTGCGATTCCGGGGTTGCCGTACCTCTACGTCTCACCGTTCTTCATCCTGTTCGCCATCTTCCTGCTGTTTCCGGCCGCGTACACGTTCTACCTCTCGTTCTTTAACTACGTTGGAGCCTCGAACGAGATTCTGCTGAGCATCCAGATGGGACCGCTCCTGATTACGATCCCGGAGATCGCAAACCTCGAGTTCGTCGGTCTGAGTCACTACGAGCGGCTCATCTTCAGGGACTCGCTGTTCCACCGGTCGCTGTTCAATACGTCGTTCATCTTCTTCGTACAGGTGCCGACGATGGTCATCCTCGGACTGGCCACGGCGCTCGTGCTGGACGCCAAGTTCATCCGCGCGAAGGGGCTGTTCCGGACGCTCATCGCGCTCCCGGTGGCGACAGGACTCGTGGCGTACTCGACGATCTTCCTGCTCCTGTTCAACGGGGAGGTCGGACTCGTCAACTACCTCTTGGAGACTATCGGGGTCGGTTCGATTCCGTGGCTCGGAGATGCGTTCTGGGCGCGGATAACGCTCGTCGTCGCGGTGACGTGGCGCTGGCTCGGCTACAACATGATAATCCTTCTTGCAGGGTTGCAGACGGTACCGGAACAGCTCTACGAGGCGGCGGAGATCGACGGTGCGAGCCGCTGGCAGAAGTTCCGGTACGTTACGGTGCCACAACTCCGGCCGGTATTGCTGTTCGTCATCGTCTCCTCGACTATCGGCACGTTCCAGATATTCGCCGAGCCGTACGTCATCACCGGCGGCGGCCCCTCGAACGCGACTATCACCATCGTACAGTACATCTACAATCAGGCGTTCATCCAGCTGAACCTCGGATACGCCAGTGCGGTATCGGTCATCCTCGTCGTGCTCGTGAGTGCAATGTCGATAATCCAAATTCGGTACGGGAGTGAATCGTAA
- the dgoD gene encoding galactonate dehydratase: protein MTKIIDYDLYEVPPRWLFLRIETSDGTVGWGEPVVEGRAKTVERAVEELMDNYLLGEDPHAIEDHWQRMYRGGFYRGGPILMSAIAGIDQALWDIKGKHFGAPIYELLGGRARNRVRVYQWIGGDRPSEVGDAAAEKVSEGFTALKMNATSEMRRVDNPASVESAVDRLREVRERVGPETDIGVDFHGRVSKPMAKRLAAALEPFEPMFVEEPVLPEHNDALPEIAAHTTIPIATGERMFSRWDFKEVFESQAVDVIQPDLSHAGGITEVKKIAAMAEAYDVAVAPHCPLGPIALASCIHVDTCSPNALIQEQSLNIHYNETSDVLDYLRNPDVFHYDDGYVDVPDDPGLGIEINEEYVEQQAEQTVDWHNPVWRNDDGSVAEW, encoded by the coding sequence ATGACGAAGATAATCGACTACGACCTGTACGAAGTACCGCCACGATGGCTCTTCCTGCGCATCGAGACGAGCGACGGCACGGTCGGCTGGGGCGAGCCGGTCGTCGAGGGCCGCGCGAAGACGGTCGAAAGAGCCGTCGAAGAGCTGATGGATAACTACCTCCTCGGTGAGGACCCCCACGCCATCGAGGACCACTGGCAGCGGATGTACCGCGGCGGCTTCTACCGCGGCGGCCCCATCCTCATGAGCGCCATCGCGGGCATCGATCAGGCGCTGTGGGACATCAAAGGCAAACACTTTGGCGCGCCCATCTACGAACTGCTCGGCGGCCGAGCGCGGAACCGCGTCCGCGTCTACCAGTGGATCGGCGGCGACAGACCCTCGGAGGTCGGCGACGCCGCCGCCGAGAAAGTTTCGGAGGGGTTCACCGCGCTGAAGATGAACGCCACCTCCGAGATGCGTCGCGTCGACAACCCCGCGTCGGTCGAATCCGCGGTCGACAGGCTGCGGGAGGTCCGCGAACGGGTCGGCCCGGAGACCGACATCGGCGTCGACTTCCACGGGCGCGTCTCGAAGCCGATGGCGAAACGGCTCGCGGCCGCGCTGGAGCCGTTCGAGCCGATGTTCGTCGAGGAACCGGTGCTCCCCGAACACAACGACGCGCTCCCCGAGATCGCTGCCCACACGACCATCCCCATCGCGACGGGCGAACGGATGTTCTCGCGCTGGGATTTCAAGGAAGTGTTCGAGTCGCAGGCGGTCGACGTCATCCAACCGGATCTCTCGCACGCCGGCGGCATCACCGAGGTGAAGAAGATCGCCGCGATGGCCGAAGCGTACGACGTCGCCGTCGCGCCTCACTGTCCGCTCGGCCCCATCGCGCTCGCGTCCTGCATCCACGTCGACACCTGTTCGCCGAACGCGCTCATCCAAGAGCAGAGTCTCAACATCCACTACAACGAGACGAGCGACGTGCTCGACTACCTCCGGAACCCGGACGTGTTCCACTACGACGACGGCTACGTCGACGTCCCGGACGACCCCGGCCTCGGCATCGAGATCAACGAGGAGTACGTCGAACAGCAGGCCGAACAGACCGTCGACTGGCACAACCCGGTGTGGCGCAACGACGACGGGAGCGTCGCCGAATGGTGA
- a CDS encoding extracellular solute-binding protein → MPKSSEPSARRRQLLQMLGVAGTASLAGCSVNTGGSANDGGDNSSGNGGGSSSEMAQSSTGWGWNIAARSLQDAAETYNEEKDADVTVEELGGDAWEQRFQTAVTSGNGAPDFSVVQNYDVTNYASIDGLADLTSRIDEAGIREDIVESKWQTVSYEDADYAIPWDIGPTGVFYKRDRYEEAGIDVESLETWDDFIEAGQQLSDDVAMINLPPDDMSSLWRMLVRQLGGQAFTEDGAVNIGGEESVQVAQLIQDMSDADITTRIETWSGGWFTSFSEGSLASVATAAWMDGTLRAELPDTEGNWGVYKLPAFEQGGTRASNRGGSNMAIPAQISDDGVVNRAFDYCLWAMTTPEVQNTMLEDYGLFPSLTTAYEAEIYDQEQDFYDGQAVFRLFAEVATEIEPYNYTTDTPEAQDALETELGRMLDGAKGPEQAMQDAAETVADRTDRELA, encoded by the coding sequence ATGCCAAAGTCATCAGAGCCTAGTGCGCGTCGCCGACAGTTACTACAGATGCTCGGTGTCGCCGGAACTGCGAGTTTAGCAGGTTGTAGTGTCAACACCGGCGGCAGCGCCAACGACGGAGGAGACAACAGTTCGGGGAACGGCGGCGGGTCGAGTTCCGAGATGGCGCAGTCGTCCACCGGTTGGGGTTGGAACATCGCCGCTCGGTCGCTTCAAGACGCCGCGGAGACGTACAACGAGGAGAAGGATGCGGACGTCACCGTCGAGGAACTCGGCGGCGACGCTTGGGAGCAGCGCTTCCAGACGGCGGTCACGAGCGGAAACGGCGCGCCCGACTTCTCCGTCGTCCAGAACTACGACGTGACGAACTACGCGAGCATCGACGGGCTGGCCGACCTCACGAGCCGTATCGACGAAGCGGGAATCCGCGAGGATATTGTCGAGTCGAAGTGGCAGACTGTCAGCTACGAGGACGCCGACTACGCCATCCCGTGGGACATCGGTCCCACGGGCGTGTTCTACAAGCGCGACCGATACGAGGAGGCAGGTATCGACGTGGAGAGCCTCGAAACGTGGGACGACTTCATAGAGGCCGGACAACAACTCTCGGACGACGTTGCTATGATAAATCTTCCACCCGATGACATGTCCTCTCTGTGGCGGATGCTCGTTCGACAACTTGGCGGACAAGCGTTTACCGAGGACGGTGCAGTGAATATCGGTGGCGAGGAAAGCGTACAAGTAGCACAGCTGATTCAGGACATGAGTGACGCCGACATCACCACCCGAATTGAGACGTGGTCCGGTGGCTGGTTTACGTCGTTCTCGGAGGGGTCGCTCGCTTCGGTCGCGACCGCGGCGTGGATGGACGGGACGCTTCGTGCAGAGCTTCCGGATACTGAGGGCAACTGGGGCGTGTACAAGCTACCGGCCTTCGAGCAAGGTGGGACCCGCGCATCGAACCGCGGCGGATCGAACATGGCGATACCGGCGCAGATATCGGACGACGGCGTCGTCAACCGTGCGTTCGACTACTGCCTCTGGGCGATGACGACTCCCGAAGTTCAGAACACGATGCTGGAGGACTACGGCCTGTTCCCGTCGCTCACCACCGCCTACGAGGCGGAGATATACGACCAGGAGCAGGATTTCTACGACGGCCAAGCCGTTTTCCGACTGTTCGCGGAGGTCGCCACCGAGATCGAGCCGTACAACTACACGACGGACACGCCGGAAGCGCAGGACGCGCTCGAAACAGAACTCGGCCGGATGCTCGACGGCGCGAAAGGACCCGAGCAGGCGATGCAGGACGCTGCAGAAACCGTCGCAGACAGAACCGATAGGGAACTGGCGTAG